A region of Lycium barbarum isolate Lr01 chromosome 1, ASM1917538v2, whole genome shotgun sequence DNA encodes the following proteins:
- the LOC132635698 gene encoding fatty acyl-CoA reductase 2, chloroplastic-like has protein sequence MEAMSTLSCSSIISKTIMKLSKNCKWCPPKKVDNMVYCQSSSGINAIKSGNASSVITKRSSDHSTALGSLVLTPNGSSQAEIKVKDLVPYGQSKHDDDGIGITKFLRGKAFLITGATGFLGKVLIEKILRTAPDVNKIFILIKAKNKQVAMQRLKNEILNADIFNRLKQVHGKSYQTFMLSKLLPVVGNVCESNLGIDEDTANMMAKEVDVIVNSAANTTFDERYDIALDINTGGPSRLMNFAKQCHNLKLFLQVSTAYVNGQRQGRIMEKPFCIGDSIAREKVDHNSFPSLNVEDEIKLVLDSKQALEDNSVAQKMKEIGLQRANKFGWQDTYVFTKAMGEMMIDRMRGDIPVVIIRPSVIESTYKEPFPGWMEGSRMMDPIILYYGKGQLTGFLVDPNGVLDVVPADMVVNATLAAMAKHGTEGKPASSNVYQVASSAVNPLVFKDLARMLFDHFNCSPYIDSKGRPIHVPKMSLLRSMEDLSSHLWRDAINRSGLTDLADPNGNLSRKLENICRKSVEQAKYLANIYEPYTFYGGRFDNSNTQRLMECMSKEERRQFGFDVESIDWKDYISSVHIPGLRKHVMKGRGSCS, from the exons ATGGAGGCTATGAGTACTCTAAGTTGTTCCTCTATTATATCAAAAACTATTATGAAATTGTCTAAGAATTGCAAATGGTGCCCTCCCAAGAAGGTTGACAACATGGTATATTGCCAAAGTAGCAGTGGTATAAATGCTATAAAATCTGGTAATGCTTCTTCTGTAATAACTAAGAGATCATCGGATCATAGCACAGCTTTAGGAAGTTTGGTTTTGACTCCAAACGGTAGCAGCCAGGCTGAAATTAAGGTGAAGGATTTGGTGCCTTATGGTCAGTCAAAGCATGATGATGATGGTATAGGCATTACCAAGTTTCTGAGAGGCAAAGCATTTCTCATTACTGGTGCAACTGGTTTTCTGGGAAAAG TTCTAATTGAGAAGATCTTAAGGACAGCACCTGATGTGAACAAAATATTCATCTTGATCAAGGCAAAGAACAAACAAGTTGCTATGCAGAGATTGAAGAATGAA ATCCTCAATGCTGATATATTCAATCGCCTCAAACAAGTCCATGGGAAATCATATCAGACTTTCATGTTGAGCAAGTTGCTACCTGTGGTAGGAAATGTTTGTGAATCTAATCTTGGAATTGATGAAGATACAGCCAACATGATGGCGAAAGAGGTTGACGTAATTGTAAATTCTGCTGCTAATACCACTTTTGATGAAAG GTATGATATTGCACTTGATATAAATACTGGAGGACCTAGCCGCCTTATGAACTTTGCAAAACAATGTCACAACCTTAAACTCTTTCTTCAAGTATCCACAG CGTATGTTAATGGACAGCGACAAGGTAGAATTATGGAAAAGCCATTCTGCATTGGAGACAGTATAGCAAGGGAGAAAGTCGATCACAACTCTTTCCCCTCTTTGAATGTAGAAGATGAAATAAAGTTAGTTTTGGACTCTAAACAAGCTTTAGAAGATAATTCAGTGGCTCAGAAAATGAAAGAAATTGGTTTACAGAG AGCAAACAAATTTGGGTGGCAAGACACATATGTATTCACAAAGGCAATGGGAGAGATGATGATAGACAGGATGAGAGGTGATATTCCAGTAGTAATTATTAGACCAAGTGTGATTGAGAGCACCTACAAGGAACCATTTCCTGGATGGATGGAAGGGAGCAG GATGATGGATCCAATCATCTTGTACTATGGTAAAGGGCAGCTCACAGGGTTTCTTGTAGACCCTAATGGAGTTCTTGATGTG GTTCCAGCTGACATGGTTGTGAATGCAaccttggcagccatggcaaaaCATGGGACAGAAGGAAAACCAGCAAGTAGTAATGTTTACCAGGTTGCTTCATCTGCTGTAAATCCATTAGTCTTCAAGGACCTGGCCAGAATGCTATTTGATCACTTCAATTGTTCACCCTACATTGATTCCAAAGGAAGACCAATTCATGTTCCAAAAATGTCTCTGCTCAGATCCATGGAGGACTTGTCATCCCACCTATGGCGAGACGCCATTAACAGAAGTGGCCTAACAGATTTGGCTGATCCAAATGGAAACTTGTCCAGAAAACTTGAGAATATCTGTAGGAAGTCAGTGGAGCAAGCCAAGTACTTGGCTAATATTTATGAACCCTACACTTTTTATGGAGGAAG ATTTGACAACAGCAATACTCAGAGGTTGATGGAATGCATGTCTAAAGAAGAAAGACGGCAATTTGGATTTGATGTAGAGAGCATAGATTGGAAAGATTACATCTCTAGTGTCCACATTCCAGGGCTAAGGAAGCATGTGATGAAAGGAAGAGGATCATGCAGTTAA